Within the Clostridium scatologenes genome, the region TGTTTTAAATAATGTATTAGCTACAAGCTTACAATTATTACACCCAATAATGCCATTTATAACAGAAGAAATATATACTCATCTTTATACTGATTATGAGTCAATAGTTATATCAAAATGGCCTGAGTATAGTGAAGTGCTTAATGATGAGAAAGCAGAAAAAGATATGGAATATATCATCGAAGCTATTAAATCATTGAGAAATGTGAGAACAGAGATGAATGTACCGCCATCAAGAAAAGCTAAAGTAATGGCTTATGTAACAGAAAATGATGCATTAGAAGCATTTAAAAATGGAGAAGATTACTTTAAGAAACTTGCTTCAGCAAGCTTGGTAGAATTCCTAGACGGTAAGGAAGAAGCTCCAGAAAATGTAGTTTCAGTAGTTACAAGAGGAGCAGAAATGTTTATGCCTTTACTTGATCTAGTAGATCTTGAAAAAGAACTTGAAAGATTAAATAAAGAAAAGAATAAATTAGAGAAAGAAATAGAAAGAGTAGAAAAGAAGCTTGCTAATGAAAAGTTTGTTTCAAAAGCACCTGAAGCAGTAGTTGATGAAGAAAAAGCTAAAGGTGAAAAGTATAAAGAAATGCTTAAATCAGTATTAGAAAGACTAGAAAGTTTGAAATAGTTAAAAATAATATAATTATTTTGTGCATCTGCTGGCAATATATATTGTCAGCAGTTTTTTGTGCATAATTGATTAAATATTAAAAATTTAGTAAAATAAAATGGAATTTAAGATATATTTCAAAAATAAATAACTTAATAGATATTATTTATTTTGTAAAATTAAAATATGGGGATGTGACAATATGAATTATGAAGATACTATGAAATACATAACTAATACGGCGAAATTTGGAAGTAACTTGGGATTAGGCAGAACAGAAAAGATATTAGAACTTTTAGGAAATCCACATAAGAAAATAAAATATATACACGTAGCTGGTACTAATGGTAAAGGATCCGTTACGGTTATGATTTCGAAAATACTAATGGAATCAGGTTTTAAGGTAGGAATGTATACCTCTCCTTACCTTGAAGAGTTTGAGGAAAGAATTCAGATAAATGGAAATAATATATCTAAAGAAGCTTTAAGCAGTGCAGTTACAGAAGTTTCTAAGGCAGTTGATAAAGTTATAGAATTAGGTTATGATCATCCTACTGAATTTGAAATAATTACTTGTGCTATGTTCTATTATTTTTATAAAGAGAAAATAGACTTTGGAGTAATTGAAGTAGGACTAGGAGGAAGATTAGATTCTACAAATGTAGTGCAGCCATATAATTCTCAACTTGGTGGAGGGGTACTGGCTAGTGTAATTGTGTCTATAAGTAAGGATCATATGAACATATTAGGAGATACTTTGGAAAAAATTGCTTATGAAAAGGCAGGAATAATAAAAAATAGTGTTCCAGTAATTATGTATCCTCAAGAAAAGTCTGTAGAAGAGGTAATAGAAGGAGTATGTAAAGAAAAGGGATCAAATTTAGTAAAAGTTCCTTTTAATTGTGTAGAGCATATTGAAAGTGAAAAAATAAGCAGCAAAAGTAATAAATATGTTCAAAGATTGATAGTAAAAACTCCTAGGGACATTTATAATATACAATTGTCTCTTTTAGGAAAACATCAAATGGTAAATTGTGCAACAGCTATTTTTGCTATAGAGGAAATTATAAAACAGGGCTTTCATGTAGAAGTGAATAACATATTGAATGCATTAGAGAATGTCAAATGGATTGGAAGGCTTGAGGTAATGAAAAGTAAACCTTTGGTAATAATAGACGGAGCACACAATATAGATGGTATTACAAAGCTAAAGGAAAATATAGAAAAGTATTTTAGTTATAGAAAAATGATTTTAATTCTTGGTAT harbors:
- a CDS encoding bifunctional folylpolyglutamate synthase/dihydrofolate synthase, with amino-acid sequence MNYEDTMKYITNTAKFGSNLGLGRTEKILELLGNPHKKIKYIHVAGTNGKGSVTVMISKILMESGFKVGMYTSPYLEEFEERIQINGNNISKEALSSAVTEVSKAVDKVIELGYDHPTEFEIITCAMFYYFYKEKIDFGVIEVGLGGRLDSTNVVQPYNSQLGGGVLASVIVSISKDHMNILGDTLEKIAYEKAGIIKNSVPVIMYPQEKSVEEVIEGVCKEKGSNLVKVPFNCVEHIESEKISSKSNKYVQRLIVKTPRDIYNIQLSLLGKHQMVNCATAIFAIEEIIKQGFHVEVNNILNALENVKWIGRLEVMKSKPLVIIDGAHNIDGITKLKENIEKYFSYRKMILILGILADKEVEKMVSTIAPMAEKIIAVTPDSYRAENAHELEKIIKKYNANCESKDNYEEAYKTALSYLEEEDVLIISGSLYMIGGMRKIITKK